From Psychrobacillus sp. FSL K6-2836, a single genomic window includes:
- a CDS encoding EAL domain-containing protein → MFLKEESLDLSNTVFSHLPTPSFMTNNEGKIVWWSQEAEKQFGYSINDLQDTDVPLFTDYTQGHFTANWEAILHTEDPFEVSPVVLYSKDKKAIKTSIVAKSFAWQDMRYVLFQIKTDTNNLMELSAFHELQLIKKGLSDSFMLLYIDREGLIMHANDKFLKKSAWTPKRIIGKSFWQLLPDNPENIAIGNQIITKLRDGKVFQAAVEKITKDGTIYWVNLLGIPVSNTQNNTPYFLLLEEEITEKKLMQTKLEQIAYVDTETGLLSRHRLEEVVNEYIEEKKSFSFVFISIDQFYTLKEIFNDQTETKMLNEFTKRLKIYFEDSIIARSGRDDFAIVTPLSDWYIQGFSNYLKQNPIYLDSKIIPITISGAITRYPEDQQSYLHLLKATTNTIQKVKLEGGSMIATLSKSDHSKLSRKVQIEKRLLEALNHNDLHVMFLPQKDVKTGAITSVEALVRWEDSVLGTVSPEELIPIAEETGLINEIGQFMLEKSCEQAAIWQRKGIPIKVSFNSSIREFRDKNMVKTIRKVLEKYNCSPELIQIEFTEKFALEAEAEKAIVQQIQKLQQDGIVFVLDDFGTGYASLRYLQMLPIGKLKIDKSFINSITQHEKLEKLVQGLVQFGQSLDLQVVAEGVETAEQFELLKQVGCDAVQGYYVSLPISAEEVEEML, encoded by the coding sequence ATGTTTCTCAAAGAAGAATCTTTAGACTTAAGTAACACTGTTTTTAGCCACTTGCCAACACCTAGTTTCATGACAAATAACGAAGGCAAGATTGTCTGGTGGAGCCAAGAGGCGGAAAAACAATTTGGTTACTCTATTAATGATTTACAGGATACGGATGTACCACTATTTACAGACTATACGCAAGGACACTTCACGGCAAATTGGGAAGCTATTTTACATACTGAAGATCCTTTTGAGGTTAGTCCGGTAGTCCTTTACTCTAAAGATAAAAAAGCTATAAAAACTTCTATTGTTGCAAAATCCTTTGCCTGGCAGGATATGCGTTATGTATTATTTCAGATTAAAACAGATACAAATAATTTAATGGAATTATCTGCTTTTCATGAACTTCAGCTCATAAAAAAAGGATTATCAGATTCTTTCATGCTGCTCTATATAGATCGTGAAGGGCTAATCATGCATGCGAATGATAAGTTTTTGAAAAAAAGTGCATGGACCCCTAAACGAATTATTGGAAAATCATTTTGGCAGTTACTCCCGGATAATCCTGAAAATATAGCAATTGGCAACCAAATTATTACTAAACTTCGAGATGGAAAAGTATTTCAAGCTGCCGTTGAAAAAATCACAAAAGATGGAACTATTTATTGGGTGAATTTATTAGGTATTCCAGTATCCAATACCCAAAATAATACTCCTTACTTTTTATTATTGGAAGAGGAAATTACTGAAAAGAAATTAATGCAAACCAAACTTGAACAGATTGCCTATGTAGACACAGAAACAGGTTTGTTAAGCAGACATCGTCTAGAAGAAGTAGTAAATGAATATATTGAAGAAAAAAAATCATTTTCTTTTGTTTTCATTAGCATCGATCAATTTTATACGTTAAAAGAAATTTTCAATGATCAAACGGAAACAAAAATGTTAAATGAGTTTACTAAACGACTCAAAATCTATTTTGAGGATTCTATTATTGCAAGATCAGGCAGAGATGATTTTGCTATAGTTACTCCCTTAAGTGATTGGTATATTCAAGGGTTCTCCAATTATTTAAAGCAAAATCCTATTTACTTGGATAGCAAAATAATTCCGATTACTATTAGCGGAGCTATTACTAGATATCCCGAAGATCAGCAATCTTATCTACATTTATTAAAAGCTACTACAAATACGATCCAAAAGGTTAAGCTAGAAGGTGGTAGTATGATTGCTACCCTTTCGAAATCTGATCATTCGAAACTTTCTCGTAAGGTTCAAATTGAAAAACGATTACTAGAAGCATTGAATCATAACGATTTACATGTAATGTTCTTGCCTCAAAAAGATGTAAAAACTGGTGCAATAACTTCCGTGGAGGCATTAGTCAGATGGGAAGATAGCGTATTGGGTACTGTATCTCCTGAAGAACTAATCCCAATAGCTGAGGAGACAGGATTGATCAACGAAATTGGTCAGTTCATGCTTGAAAAATCTTGTGAACAAGCCGCTATTTGGCAACGAAAAGGAATACCTATCAAAGTAAGCTTCAACTCATCTATTCGCGAGTTTAGAGATAAAAACATGGTGAAGACCATTCGAAAAGTGTTAGAAAAGTATAATTGTTCTCCAGAGCTGATCCAAATAGAGTTCACCGAGAAATTTGCACTAGAGGCTGAGGCAGAAAAAGCAATCGTTCAGCAAATACAAAAGCTACAGCAAGATGGTATTGTCTTTGTATTAGATGATTTCGGAACAGGCTATGCCTCTTTACGGTATTTACAAATGCTACCAATAGGTAAATTAAAGATAGATAAATCATTCATCAATTCTATAACTCAACATGAAAAACTAGAAAAGCTAGTTCAAGGTTTAGTACAATTTGGACAATCATTAGATTTACAAGTAGTTGCCGAAGGTGTAGAAACGGCCGAACAGTTTGAGCTACTTAAACAAGTTGGCTGTGATGCGGTTCAAGGCTATTACGTAAGCCTACCAATTTCAGCTGAAGAAGTAGAAGAAATGTTATAA
- a CDS encoding threonine/serine exporter family protein: MIYLTQGILSFIAATAFGVVFNAPKKLLFYCGIVGMTGWLVYMSVNQLNQDQVSASFAGAFTVAFVAHLMAKKFKMPMIIFSVAGIIPLVPGGTAYNAMRSVVEKNYALALEHASVALLISGSIAMGLVFAETITQLWLKVIVRLKTKP, encoded by the coding sequence ATGATATATCTTACTCAAGGTATTTTAAGTTTTATCGCAGCCACTGCGTTCGGAGTAGTATTTAACGCACCTAAAAAATTACTGTTTTACTGTGGGATAGTGGGAATGACCGGTTGGCTTGTTTATATGAGCGTGAACCAACTAAATCAGGATCAGGTGAGTGCTTCATTTGCTGGAGCTTTTACCGTCGCATTCGTCGCACATTTAATGGCAAAAAAGTTTAAAATGCCGATGATTATTTTTAGTGTTGCAGGGATCATTCCATTAGTTCCTGGAGGCACTGCCTATAATGCTATGCGGAGTGTTGTTGAGAAGAATTATGCTTTAGCTCTCGAACATGCTTCTGTAGCCTTACTAATTTCGGGTTCAATTGCAATGGGTTTAGTATTTGCAGAGACTATTACACAACTTTGGTTGAAAGTAATTGTGAGATTAAAAACAAAACCGTGA
- a CDS encoding DMT family transporter produces the protein MPKSKFVRSKGILLIVIGSILWGATGPMMEWVLNNTSLSVSFFLTVRLLTAGLCILFFLLITGNKIFLIWKDISWLKQLVIFGVLGMLGVQYTFVAAIDASNATIATLLQFLGPVYIILFLSWKNKMFPPKYQVIGIIGTLLGLFLLLTNANVSILLISREALLWGLAVGVAFSIYTVYPARLMKEWGVLVIVGWGMLIGGVVLALVTQIWKTDEWIHLAAYPINFIVVIIILIGTIAFILFLSSMKYITAVETSILSSIEPLTAMIISVFWFSQILGVWQYIGVIIMLLFVTWLSVAGDIKWIRKRKG, from the coding sequence ATGCCTAAAAGTAAATTTGTAAGGTCCAAAGGTATATTATTAATAGTTATAGGATCTATTCTATGGGGTGCAACAGGACCTATGATGGAATGGGTTTTAAATAATACAAGCTTATCTGTTTCTTTTTTCTTAACGGTTCGCTTATTAACAGCTGGATTATGTATATTGTTTTTTCTATTAATAACTGGTAATAAAATTTTTCTTATATGGAAAGATATTAGTTGGCTTAAACAATTAGTTATTTTCGGCGTACTAGGAATGTTGGGTGTACAATATACATTTGTTGCAGCAATTGATGCTAGTAACGCAACGATTGCTACATTACTACAATTTTTAGGGCCTGTTTATATTATTTTATTTTTATCCTGGAAGAACAAAATGTTTCCACCTAAATATCAGGTTATTGGTATTATCGGTACATTACTCGGTTTGTTTTTATTGTTAACGAATGCAAATGTGAGCATATTGTTAATAAGTAGGGAAGCGTTACTATGGGGCTTGGCGGTAGGAGTAGCATTTTCTATATATACCGTCTATCCAGCTCGGCTGATGAAAGAATGGGGTGTTCTTGTAATTGTCGGTTGGGGAATGTTAATAGGAGGAGTAGTACTAGCGTTGGTTACCCAAATATGGAAAACAGATGAATGGATTCATCTTGCCGCATATCCTATAAACTTTATCGTTGTAATTATTATATTAATCGGAACCATTGCATTTATATTGTTTTTGTCGAGTATGAAATACATTACGGCAGTAGAAACAAGTATACTGTCCAGTATTGAGCCATTAACGGCGATGATAATTTCGGTATTTTGGTTTAGCCAAATACTTGGAGTATGGCAATATATTGGGGTTATTATTATGCTTCTATTTGTCACATGGCTATCTGTTGCAGGGGATATTAAATGGATACGTAAAAGAAAAGGATGA